The window CAAGTTTTATAGCTCCTCCCTTGTAACTCCCCTAGCTTCCTATCCACCACTCGCACCATCCTCAATATAACCCTTCACCACAATCTCCATCCAAATCACCAATGGCATCATCTATGCAACCATCTCCACTGGCACCCATTTTCTCTCACATCCActcttctctctttttcttgtaAATAAACTGCATATGGAAGCAAATTCCCATGTAGGCGAAAGTGGATTTAGAAATGAGGAATTTGCCCATGATAAGTTCGAGCTTGGAGAGAAATGGGAAGAAAGAAATTAGGGATGATAAAAAAATAACTTGTCAGGAATAGTTAGCTTTTCCCTCCCATTTCTCCAAGTAAAGGTGCCCTAAAAGATGGTCTGAAATAGTTAATGGCTCACATCCAAGCCCACAATAGGAGCTCAATCAATCCTTACTTGGTCTACAAGCTACATGGTATGACACACCTTGAACTCCTTGTTCGCCTCACGGGAATGGCCATGGTCAATTCTGATTTCAAGAACAGATGTGAAATAGACTATCCGTTACTGTGTTGTCCTGCAGAACTCAAATGCTGACTACTGAGCATCGCAAGTTGAAGGAACGGGGTTACGGATGTCTGACTTGAAGGTCATGTTTGTATTAGTATGGAATAAGCTTAGATTCAAATTAACTGGTGCGACTAATACAGTTAGCCAATCCATATCAGCAAGTCAAATTAGTAACTAACTGCTATTGACGCTGCGTATGGTTAAATAATCCAGCATAAAGCCAAAACCATGTTAGCCCCAATATTTGAGGTCATAACAAGGATCTTTTCCCTTCATTGATATCTTGATATCACTACTAATATTTAGATTCTTAAGTCAATTCCACCCATGTTAACTTCAACTTTCTTTGATCTACCATTACTTCTCATATCTTAAACTCAAATTGATTCAATACAAAAACATAGATTTTAGTACTATGATAAATGATACTTTAGCCTACTAACATTTCCATTTAAAAATAGTTACTTAAACTAAGGTACAAATGGAAAATGAAAAGTAACAATTACAATAGGTTCAAGCACAGGAAAGTAAAATATTGACAAGAAAGCACACGTTAAACCAACTATCATAGCTTATAAATATACAAAAAAATCCAATAAAGTTTATAAAAGAAGATAGAATTAAGAATCTCATAACTCATAATAAGAGCAAATAAAGCATAGGATGCTTACAGTGATAAAGTTTCCAGAGTTCTGCCCATCAGCTCTATGGTAATTGTTAGCTAGGTTCCCATGGATACCGGCAGGAATTTTCTTGTCATCAGCCTCTGTTGGAGGAGCTAGTTTCTGAACTGGTTCAGCAGCACGCTCAGCAGAAGACTTAGGAGCTTCACCACTACCAAATAAGTAGCCCAAAGAACTTTGACCACCTCCACAGCTTACTCCACGATGCATTTTCACCTTGCAATCTGCAGATTTAAGAGGATCCCATTTCCGTAAAACAATGGCAAATAATGCTCAGCTTTCATCAAAGTTATCTGTTTTAAAAGAATACTCAGAACCGTGCAAACCTAGTAACTTCATATGAACTAAGATAATGTTATTTATGCCACAACTTCATGACAACCATACAATCGGATGGATAGTCTCAAATTcccaaaaaaatgtttttttaaaaaataaaaaatcaaacaaaAGCTAGTTTTTCCTCTTTGAAAAATGCATATGAATCTGTCCCTTTCGCTTCGAAATTCATACAGCACGAACGACCAAGGCCAGCACTATAGGACCTTAATCTTTTTAGACAATCATAGTGTTGCAGAAGAAAGTACCAAAAATCCATCCAAAGGAATCAACATTTTAGCTGATGACCGATTACCCTACCACAACGGCGAGCAGAAAAGCCCAAAAGCACGATTTCGAAGGTATCCGAGAGAAATCAAGATCCACATGCAACAAAAAAGAGAGGCAACAGCGACAAATCCGAGAGGCGGATTAATATATCTAAACTAGAGCTCCATTCCTCTTGCTTCACGATCTGGAAGGCTATCAAAACgcccaaaaaaaaaaggaaaaggaaaacaaaatgcgaaaaattaaacaagaaacaaaaattaGGGCTTCTGACCTCTTCCTCGCCGACTCCGATCTAACGGGGCTTCGATCGCTCGGCAGGTGGAGAATAAATGAACTGGCCCTCAGTTcgacttccttttcttctctatttatagaggggaaatttttttttctgataGCGTAATCTCTAGCCCGCCTAAATAACCCAAAGTCTACACAGGGAAATTCGGGCCCCACTCAGTTTTTCGGACATAATCCAACAAAAGCAAGACTACGAACTTGGGTAGGCTGAGTGAGGAACGCGATGTTTGCTATTTATGAGATAAAAAAAATCCATGAGCTTTCGCATTTCATGCGCACTGCGCCGGCTCGGCTGAtctcggttcggttcggttcggctcggtTCACCTCGGCTCGGCTCACCTcggctctgttggttgctactcggaaaacctagaggttccattgtacaaaaattttgtacaaaggtctgaaccttttcctagctaccatgtgttcttttaaattaaattttggatcgcctgcggaacttaacacgtttgatccaaaacttaatctatttgttctttaaggtttagacttggatctcctgcggaacttaacacgtttgatccaaatcacctaagttattaattccattaaatattaatttccataattggttcccagtactgacgtggcgaggcacatgaccttcttagatatgggaacaaccaccaccgactagacaaaatcttttatggaaagctaatatttaatttcctaaaataactttaggtcaaccaaaaagaacaatcaaatcacaaggaaaagaaaaataaaagaacacaacttcgaaaaacatattcgaaatactagaatcgtaagcctcttgtatttggtattatttccataaataactagcatgatgcagaaaggaaaaattactagttataccttctaaaaagacctcttgatcttccgtattcctcttctaaccctggacgttgtgtgggcaacgatcttccgagatgagaaccaccacaccttcttcttccttgcagtttcggccaccacattcTCCAAGAAGTAGAGGTCCTAGCCACCACCAAGCTCAagagatgcaagaaacaaaaccacctttctctccttcttctcctagctagaaccgccaccatcaagagctccaagagaggttgcataagaaagagaagagaagaggaagaagctagggctggccacaccaaggaggaaaagagaggaagaagaataatagagttgatcaccctgaaggcacctctacccctcttttataatccttggtcttgacaaataaggaaattttaataaaagttccttaattcttttgtcataaaaaaaaattattttaattaaaaacaattttcttcttttaataataatggtcggccacttaattcccaaaacaaggaaaatttaattcacacaagaattaaaacttcctaatttgtttctagaaatttataaaaatttctccaataattttatccttcatgattggttaataaaaaggaaattttataaattgaaattcttcttctaaacatgtggataattttcaaaggaaagttatctctaaaaattaaaatctcttttcaatctacaaataaggaagatatcaaatcttttcttaatcttttgtagaaactaataaaagagaatatttaatttttaaacttctcttttaaattattatcatggtcaaaaaggaaagtttttcttaaaataaaatctcctttcaatctacaaataaggaaagatttcaaatcttttcttaatcttttgtagaaagctttaaaggaaagatttaattttaaactctctttaaaactatgatatccacatagaaataattttaataaaaatcctttttaatatgatgtggccggccacctaaacttgggctcaagctattggccggccaccttaaggccaacctttaggcttggccggccctaagcttcaagcttagcttggccgacccctattggttgggtaagaatgtgggtatgtggtgggtataaatctctatatacaagaggctacgatagggagagGAGGAATGGTTTTGGTCTCCAGGAAATTAAGCTTCCGTGTTGACACTGactaattccatcaataataattcattccactaaagaactattattgaactacgcaccaatcccaaattacatttgggctccttcttattatgagtgtgttagtctcctgtgtttaagatgtcaaatgtccactaattaagcgagttctgacaactcatttaattaatatcttagtccaagagtagtaccactcaaccttatcgtcatgtcggactaagtccacctgcagggtttaacatgacaatccttatgagctcctcttgaggacattctcaacctagatcactaggacacagtttccttctataatcaacaatacacactataagtgatatcatttcccaacttatcgggcttattgattcatcgaactaaatctcacccattgataaattaaagaaataaatataaaatatatgtgcttgttattatattaggattaagagcacacacttccataataactgaggtctttgtttctttataaagtcagtataaaagaaacgacctctaatggtcctactcaatacactctaagtgtactagtgtaattatatagttaagataaactaatacctaattatactacgaccttccaatggtttgttcctttccattatggttgtgagttactgtttataatttataaggtactgataacatgatcctctgtgtgtgacaccacacaccatgttatctacaatataaattaattgaacaactacatttatcataaatgtagacatttgaccaatgtgattcttatttctatataaatgtttataccaaaaggtaggcttttagtatacactctaacaggctcggctcggctcggctcggctcacctcggctcggctcggctcggctcggctcggctcaagTTTTTTAGCTCTTTTTATAGGCCGGTCAAATACAACGATAAATTTCTAAATACAAGGGATATATAGTGTTATTCGCTATAGTACTTTTGACTCGATCTGCCAATGCAAGTCGCAAAGTATTGAAATGTATACTTGAAGCTCACTAGATAGTGATAGATTTTTAAATCCCGATAGCAGAAGACTTGTACTGATCTAGACTTGATCATGATTCAAAATTGACGGTTCAATAATTTAGAATCATCGGTTCGACGATTTTAAAGAGGTCGACCCTTAATCTTAACCGTCCAAAACGGTTACActtcacggttcggaaccgccggttcacgatTCGAAACCGTCGATTCACGGTTTGATTCActgttcgtcacggttcaagattattatgttaaaaaaaattaaaattaaaaattaaacattacaaattacaaattaaaaattacaaattagaaattaaaaattaaaaattaaaatttattggaaaaaagagcttgcacttatttaagttgtctacgtatccctttaggggaatcaaagtccacgtagttcttttacattttcactCACTTACATTTCTTGTTCTTGTCGTATttattccttcagtatcaaaatcttcagcttcgtcatctgaaagttgcattgattggattcttttctccactCTGGTCCAATCGTTCAGTAATATTTggacttccaatgagtcgggagacaaagttgatcgtcgttcatctaatatgttgtcgctgacactgaacgtctgctccacaacaaCAGTTGACACTAGACAAGCTAATATTTCTTTGGCGATCACGGAGAAGACGGGAaaactttgagccttctgtgaccaccactttaagatatcgaaattttcactatctgcttcattaaaatcaaaagaactcgtaaaataattctcaagttcctgtgtggaacttgagaatCCTCGCGGacattttgtccgttctttttATAAGAGttatgcttttgtaagttttaaattactactagtagtttattatattttagaaatattaatttgtgttccatattttgtataatattgattataaatattatataaataaattctaacattatatataatattaactggattagggaagaagaatctttaattgaaattaaagcgtcataatatttagttaacatttcttgtaaaacttctaatttaaatttaggatctaaagcaaatgtaattaaataaatttcaggaattaaataaaaatatttttctcatttagttttcatagctaagatgcaaggagataaagattcattgttaatatgttcatttaaaactaatactatattagaaaaattttctaaaactaatttacCAGTGAGATAATAAataccggaaagttgttcggttgcatcattaaatacttttaaaatttcacaaatattactacaaatattccattgttgtgaaaataaatatatattagtattagtattttgtaaaaaaaaatgaacataataattctttatattgaaatgaatcttgtaataattggtatgttaaattccaacgtgttggtacatcacgtggaaattttttaggtctcattccattaattttacaaaacataccccattgtttcattatagatggatgacaccataaataagaaattacaattctaatttgtttaatataactttctaaaatttttaaatcatattaaacgcataaatttaaaacatggcatacacaacgaatatgaaaaaataaaccgtcaataataggttgacaaacaaattttagatcatctatacaagttgtattggaactagcattatctaatgatattgaaaatattttatgagttaagtcatattttctaaaattaaacataataattgtgcgatgttatgagcattatgtgtttcatcaaaaactctataagctaacaatcttttttggagattccaagagttatcgattcaATGGCAAGTCATACCCATATacaaatgtgtttgccaatgatcactcaaaatatcagaatataaagaaactttattatctaatttattaaattcatcaattaaattcttttttccttgttttactaattttttaattgtatgagtaaatgtagttctaggaacacgtttagcatatggagtaagagattctttacaaaaatcttcaaatgtgcatt is drawn from Zingiber officinale cultivar Zhangliang chromosome 1B, Zo_v1.1, whole genome shotgun sequence and contains these coding sequences:
- the LOC121978874 gene encoding protein SPIRAL1-like 3 gives rise to the protein MHRGVSCGGGQSSLGYLFGSGEAPKSSAERAAEPVQKLAPPTEADDKKIPAGIHGNLANNYHRADGQNSGNFITERPSTKVQAAPGGGSSLGFLFGDGHK